In the Kitasatospora terrestris genome, one interval contains:
- a CDS encoding SCO2522 family protein — translation MDTTFREVSADPRTASVPLSHLSLEIGHLYMDDFMAGPERLREQFAQVKPWVDAARAACPVPAGRRPRISTCFLIDDYFTRFSTPAEVVPQIVAEAEACGLTVDYLARESACAEADGRRPARLVEARLVESPPPGTNGSRPPATATGWLSNGERTPADDLDEAMGAAGGGWRPPRETEAGRHSVFLDVELWDTRHGGRTWSCPYLAAVWQLLRLGLLRDRGQEVFPPAPRPDTLPDSWDALPPLVRLNPAADPFAAYRTFSVLARRFLPIEHAVTVLLEQWAPEEPVLHALAERARQEGVPLPDALTGRIGYLFHGQP, via the coding sequence GTGGACACCACCTTCCGCGAGGTCTCGGCCGACCCGCGCACCGCCTCGGTGCCGCTCTCCCACCTGTCCCTGGAGATCGGCCACCTGTACATGGACGACTTCATGGCCGGCCCGGAGCGGCTGCGCGAGCAGTTCGCCCAGGTCAAGCCGTGGGTCGACGCCGCGCGCGCGGCCTGCCCGGTGCCCGCCGGGCGGCGGCCGCGGATCTCCACCTGCTTCCTGATCGACGACTACTTCACCCGCTTCTCCACCCCCGCCGAGGTCGTCCCGCAGATCGTCGCCGAGGCCGAGGCCTGCGGCCTGACCGTCGACTACCTGGCCCGCGAGTCCGCCTGCGCCGAGGCCGACGGCCGCCGGCCCGCCCGGCTGGTCGAGGCCCGGCTGGTGGAGTCCCCGCCGCCCGGCACCAACGGATCCCGGCCGCCCGCCACCGCCACCGGCTGGCTCTCCAACGGCGAGCGCACCCCCGCCGACGACCTGGACGAGGCGATGGGCGCCGCCGGCGGCGGCTGGCGACCGCCCCGGGAGACCGAGGCCGGCCGCCACTCGGTCTTCCTTGACGTCGAACTCTGGGACACCAGGCACGGCGGGCGCACCTGGTCCTGCCCCTACCTGGCCGCCGTCTGGCAGCTGCTGAGGCTCGGCCTGCTGCGCGACCGCGGCCAGGAGGTGTTCCCGCCGGCGCCCCGGCCGGACACCCTCCCGGACAGCTGGGACGCCCTGCCGCCGCTGGTCCGGCTCAACCCGGCCGCCGACCCCTTCGCCGCCTACCGGACCTTCTCCGTGCTCGCCCGGCGCTTCCTGCCGATCGAGCACGCCGTCACCGTGCTGCTCGAACAGTGGGCGCCCGAGGAGCCGGTGCTGCACGCGCTCGCCGAGCGGGCCCGGCAGGAGGGCGTCCCGCTGCCCGACGCGCTCACCGGGCGGATCGGCTACCTCTTCCACGGGCAGCCATGA
- a CDS encoding SCO2523 family variant P-loop protein, which translates to MLIFATSDKGGTGRSVTSANIAYRRALLGDDVCYLDFDFGSPTSAAVFDVPTALRGVDQAGLHSYLRGNVAEPKRVNVWAESDSLSLRNRPAGSGQLVLVPGDRGGGEFVTGGDAVRRCTELFLRLEEEFDIILVDLSAGRSYAAEMVLEATSRPELAEVVSRWLVFHRWTRQHIIAASGLVYGDRGIMAAGTARGHDEEELRDRVRFVRAAVPDPASPMFTLLRPAQAAWLRACHEDLTRLASQHRLGQTLVLGTVPLDPVLQWQEQLITDDDVLASRVANTETAEAFAALAAALTHDRAWETPL; encoded by the coding sequence GTGCTGATCTTCGCCACCTCGGACAAGGGCGGCACCGGTCGGTCCGTCACCAGTGCCAACATCGCCTACCGCCGGGCCCTGCTCGGCGACGACGTCTGCTACCTCGACTTCGACTTCGGCTCGCCGACCAGCGCCGCGGTCTTCGACGTGCCGACCGCGCTGCGCGGCGTCGACCAGGCCGGCCTCCACTCCTACCTGCGCGGCAACGTCGCCGAACCCAAGCGGGTCAACGTCTGGGCCGAGTCCGACAGCCTCAGCCTGCGCAACCGCCCGGCCGGCAGCGGCCAGTTGGTCCTGGTGCCCGGCGACCGCGGCGGCGGCGAGTTCGTCACCGGCGGCGACGCGGTCCGCCGCTGCACCGAGCTGTTCCTGCGGCTGGAGGAGGAGTTCGACATCATCCTGGTCGACCTCAGCGCCGGCCGCTCGTACGCCGCCGAGATGGTGCTGGAAGCCACCTCCCGGCCCGAGCTGGCCGAGGTGGTCAGCCGCTGGCTGGTCTTCCACCGGTGGACCCGGCAGCACATCATCGCCGCCTCCGGGCTGGTCTACGGCGACCGCGGCATCATGGCGGCCGGCACCGCCCGCGGCCACGACGAGGAGGAGCTGCGCGACCGGGTGCGCTTCGTCCGGGCCGCCGTGCCCGACCCGGCCTCGCCGATGTTCACCCTGCTGCGGCCCGCCCAGGCCGCCTGGCTGCGGGCCTGCCACGAGGACCTGACCCGGCTCGCCTCCCAGCACCGGCTGGGCCAGACCCTGGTGCTCGGCACCGTCCCGCTCGACCCGGTCCTGCAGTGGCAGGAGCAGCTGATCACCGACGACGACGTGCTGGCCAGCCGGGTCGCCAACACCGAGACCGCCGAGGCCTTCGCCGCCCTGGCCGCCGCGCTCACCCACGACCGGGCCTGGGAGACCCCGCTCTGA
- a CDS encoding SCO2521 family protein, which produces MRPDRPGEGPALLLGEVRTGLLQHSVELPGAATEKMLGLRHGERVRSSQRPNVRAQSPDLLTGVDCPLATTSHRAVRGVGTVLSHAVLTEGRVLQASALARIAAGGDRRRPWGHYLAHPGTVEVIGRGEAAELAAGHLAAAEPGTGLDLGGLTERLLTEVQREAGLDRRAPFRSRRTRLRWTAVRADLAGEEPGGRLTVEDDTLRTLRLTLESVDPVEVAAFCEDLALHDWLLSTLGRLIERSGLGSDPGPGPVQRLRPAVNHLMHLWMPGARVARPLAPLWEGLETRPGFTRQWTASVQRVRDHLALQAVGLTAPTVRGD; this is translated from the coding sequence ATGAGGCCCGACCGGCCGGGCGAGGGCCCGGCGCTGCTGCTCGGCGAGGTCCGCACCGGCCTGCTCCAGCACTCCGTGGAACTGCCCGGCGCCGCCACCGAGAAGATGCTCGGCCTGCGCCACGGCGAACGGGTCCGCTCCTCGCAGCGGCCCAACGTCCGCGCCCAGTCGCCCGACCTGCTGACCGGCGTCGACTGCCCGCTCGCCACCACCTCGCACCGGGCCGTCCGCGGCGTCGGCACCGTGCTCTCCCACGCCGTGCTCACCGAGGGCCGGGTGCTGCAGGCCTCGGCCCTCGCCCGGATCGCGGCCGGCGGCGACCGGCGCCGGCCCTGGGGCCACTACCTGGCCCACCCCGGGACCGTCGAGGTGATCGGCCGGGGCGAGGCGGCCGAGCTCGCCGCCGGCCACCTCGCCGCGGCGGAGCCCGGCACCGGACTCGACCTCGGCGGGCTCACCGAACGGCTGCTCACCGAGGTGCAGCGGGAGGCCGGGCTGGACCGCCGCGCCCCGTTCCGCTCCCGCCGCACCCGGCTGCGCTGGACCGCCGTCCGCGCCGACCTGGCCGGCGAGGAGCCCGGCGGCCGGCTCACCGTCGAGGACGACACCCTGCGCACCCTGCGGCTCACCCTGGAGAGCGTCGACCCGGTGGAGGTCGCCGCCTTCTGCGAGGACCTCGCGCTGCACGACTGGCTGCTGTCCACCCTGGGCAGACTGATCGAGCGCAGCGGCCTCGGCTCCGACCCGGGGCCCGGCCCGGTGCAGCGGCTGCGCCCGGCCGTGAACCACCTGATGCACCTGTGGATGCCCGGCGCCCGGGTCGCCCGGCCGCTGGCGCCGCTCTGGGAGGGCCTGGAAACCCGTCCCGGCTTCACCCGGCAGTGGACGGCCTCCGTCCAGCGGGTCCGCGACCACTTGGCGCTGCAGGCCGTCGGCCTGACCGCGCCGACCGTACGGGGGGACTGA
- a CDS encoding GNAT family N-acetyltransferase — protein sequence MTRSTPEVPPTARLDLVPLRVEHAEEMAGVLADPALYAFTGGEPPSAEQLRARYERQTAGSPDPAEAWFNWVLRADGRLCGYVQATVRAGEAEVAWVVGTPWQGRGYAVEAVRALVAALPGPTVVAHVHPGHAASAAVARAAGLLPTDRELDGEVRWELRRAGRSW from the coding sequence ATGACCCGAAGCACCCCGGAGGTACCGCCCACCGCCCGGCTCGACCTGGTGCCGCTGCGGGTCGAGCACGCCGAGGAGATGGCCGGGGTGCTCGCCGACCCGGCGCTGTACGCCTTCACCGGCGGCGAGCCGCCGAGCGCCGAGCAGCTGCGGGCGCGCTACGAGCGCCAGACCGCGGGCTCGCCGGACCCGGCGGAGGCCTGGTTCAACTGGGTGCTCCGGGCGGACGGCCGCCTGTGCGGCTACGTCCAGGCCACCGTACGGGCCGGGGAGGCCGAGGTCGCCTGGGTGGTCGGCACGCCGTGGCAGGGCCGCGGCTACGCCGTCGAGGCCGTCCGCGCGCTGGTCGCCGCGCTGCCCGGGCCAACCGTCGTGGCACACGTCCACCCCGGCCACGCGGCCTCCGCCGCGGTCGCCCGCGCGGCCGGACTGCTGCCCACCGACCGCGAACTCGACGGCGAGGTCCGCTGGGAGCTCAGGCGCGCGGGGCGATCTTGGTGA
- a CDS encoding NADH-quinone oxidoreductase subunit C: protein MSEEPQVPATRKEIPIEVVGKRQGMFGAQGTGDTSGFGGLQAPIALPGASSRPYGGWFDEVADELEGALEEQGLDVSDVIEKTVVDRDELTFHIAREHLLRTARTLRDDPALRFELCLGVSGVHYPHDKGRELHAVYHLRSITHGRLIRLEVTAPDADPTVPSVVSVYPTNDWHERETYDFFGLVFEGHPALTRIMMPDDWLGHPQRKDYPLGGIPVEYKGAQIPAPDQRRSYT from the coding sequence ATGAGCGAGGAGCCCCAGGTCCCCGCGACCCGGAAAGAGATCCCGATCGAGGTGGTCGGCAAGCGCCAGGGCATGTTCGGCGCGCAGGGCACCGGCGACACCTCCGGCTTCGGCGGCCTGCAGGCCCCGATCGCCCTGCCCGGCGCCTCCTCCCGCCCCTACGGCGGCTGGTTCGACGAGGTGGCCGACGAGCTGGAGGGCGCGCTCGAGGAGCAGGGCCTCGACGTCTCCGACGTGATCGAGAAGACCGTCGTCGACCGGGACGAGCTGACCTTCCACATCGCCCGCGAGCACCTGCTGCGGACCGCCCGCACGCTGCGCGACGACCCGGCGCTCCGCTTCGAGCTGTGCCTCGGCGTGAGCGGCGTGCACTACCCGCACGACAAGGGCCGCGAGCTGCACGCCGTCTACCACCTGCGCTCGATCACCCACGGCCGGCTGATCCGGCTGGAGGTCACCGCGCCCGACGCGGACCCGACGGTCCCGTCGGTGGTGTCGGTCTACCCGACCAACGACTGGCACGAGCGGGAGACCTACGACTTCTTCGGGCTGGTCTTCGAGGGCCACCCCGCGCTGACCCGGATCATGATGCCGGACGACTGGCTGGGCCACCCGCAGCGCAAGGACTACCCGCTCGGCGGCATCCCCGTCGAGTACAAGGGCGCCCAGATCCCGGCTCCCGACCAGCGGAGGTCGTACACCTGA
- a CDS encoding DUF2278 family protein, translating to MPLPRYGVAIGTFQSFSRDPSHDFGHWYHGHLALSTPQGTYQAALDVDAPSSVGVSYRMVDDLRTIDIAAVRALGDGFHFLSSDPYSGALDYVRSPMLRAPGWLDRLKELLRRLGLLWRRPAPGDPVFRPNLADRLAGRLGRRSAFRLFPWVSSDGDNALDVLEPHLHAATRLYVFGQSFDVGLGVHDVHQNQGDPPGEHYAGNGVWQDGAVVCENPDGSVLVWQIKFNTQTLDTDANGNPR from the coding sequence ATGCCTCTCCCCCGCTACGGCGTGGCCATCGGTACCTTCCAGTCGTTCAGCCGGGACCCGAGTCACGACTTCGGGCACTGGTACCACGGCCACCTCGCCCTGAGCACGCCGCAGGGCACCTACCAGGCCGCGCTCGACGTGGACGCGCCGAGCAGCGTCGGGGTCTCCTACCGGATGGTGGACGACCTGCGGACGATCGACATCGCCGCCGTCCGGGCCCTCGGCGACGGATTCCACTTCCTCTCCTCCGACCCGTACTCCGGCGCGCTGGACTACGTCCGCAGCCCGATGCTGCGCGCCCCCGGCTGGCTGGACCGGCTCAAGGAGTTACTGCGCAGGCTGGGCCTGCTCTGGCGGCGCCCGGCGCCCGGCGACCCGGTGTTCCGGCCGAACCTCGCCGACCGGCTGGCCGGCCGGCTGGGGCGGCGCTCCGCGTTCCGGCTGTTCCCCTGGGTGTCCAGCGACGGCGACAACGCCCTCGACGTGCTGGAGCCGCACCTGCACGCCGCGACCCGGCTCTACGTCTTCGGCCAGTCCTTCGACGTCGGCCTCGGCGTGCACGACGTCCACCAGAACCAGGGCGACCCGCCCGGCGAGCACTACGCCGGGAACGGCGTCTGGCAGGACGGCGCGGTGGTCTGCGAGAACCCCGACGGCAGCGTGCTGGTCTGGCAGATCAAGTTCAACACCCAGACCCTGGACACCGACGCGAACGGCAACCCGCGATGA
- a CDS encoding geranylgeranyl reductase family protein, whose protein sequence is MTQSAVESTADVIVVGAGPAGATTAYYLAQAGLDVLLLEKTEFPREKVCGDGLTPRATKQLIDMGIDVSVENGWLHNKGLRIIGGGVRLELDWPELAEFPSYGLVRKRADFDEMLARQAVKAGARLVEQCNVTGPVLDDRTGRITGVTAKLGEDKREVSYSAPLVVAADGNSTRLSLAMGLHRIESRPMGVAYRTYFTSPRSEDQYLESWLELWDTRGGEKKLLPGYGWIFPMGDGTSNVGLGILNSSPAFGDLNWREVLKSWCASMPEEWGYTPENMTDPIRGAALPMAFNRKPHYTRGLLLVGDAGGMVNPFNGEGIAYAMESGRIAAGVIVQALARITDTGREKALANYPQVLKETYGGYYTLGRAFVKLIGNDKVMRAAAERGLTHPLLMKFTLKLLANLTDPQGGDAMDRVINGLTKIAPRA, encoded by the coding sequence ATGACCCAGAGCGCCGTCGAGAGCACCGCCGATGTGATCGTGGTCGGCGCCGGTCCGGCCGGTGCGACCACCGCCTACTACCTCGCCCAGGCCGGGCTCGACGTCCTCCTGCTGGAGAAGACCGAGTTCCCCCGGGAGAAGGTCTGCGGCGACGGCCTCACCCCGCGTGCCACCAAGCAGCTGATCGACATGGGCATCGACGTCTCGGTGGAGAACGGCTGGCTGCACAACAAGGGCCTGCGGATCATCGGCGGCGGCGTCCGGCTGGAACTCGACTGGCCCGAGCTGGCCGAGTTCCCCAGCTACGGCCTGGTCCGCAAGCGCGCCGACTTCGACGAGATGCTGGCCCGACAGGCCGTCAAGGCCGGCGCCCGCCTGGTCGAGCAGTGCAACGTGACCGGCCCGGTGCTGGACGACCGCACCGGCCGGATCACCGGCGTCACCGCCAAGCTGGGCGAGGACAAGCGCGAAGTCTCCTACTCCGCCCCGCTGGTGGTCGCCGCCGACGGCAACTCCACCCGGCTCTCGCTCGCCATGGGCCTGCACCGGATCGAGTCCCGCCCGATGGGCGTCGCCTACCGCACCTACTTCACCTCGCCGCGCAGCGAGGACCAGTACCTGGAGTCCTGGCTGGAGCTGTGGGACACCCGCGGCGGCGAGAAGAAGCTCCTGCCCGGCTACGGCTGGATCTTCCCGATGGGCGACGGCACCTCCAACGTCGGCCTCGGCATCCTCAACTCCTCGCCCGCCTTCGGCGACCTCAACTGGCGCGAGGTGCTCAAGAGCTGGTGCGCCTCGATGCCCGAGGAGTGGGGCTACACCCCCGAGAACATGACCGACCCGATCCGCGGCGCCGCGCTGCCGATGGCCTTCAACCGCAAGCCGCACTACACCCGCGGCCTGCTGCTGGTCGGCGACGCCGGCGGCATGGTCAACCCGTTCAACGGCGAGGGCATCGCGTACGCCATGGAGTCCGGGAGGATCGCCGCCGGCGTCATCGTCCAGGCCCTGGCCCGGATCACCGACACCGGCCGGGAGAAGGCGCTCGCCAACTACCCGCAGGTGCTCAAGGAGACCTACGGCGGCTACTACACGCTCGGCCGGGCCTTCGTGAAGCTGATCGGCAACGACAAGGTGATGCGGGCCGCCGCCGAACGCGGCCTCACGCACCCGCTGCTGATGAAGTTCACCCTCAAGCTGCTCGCCAACCTGACCGACCCGCAGGGCGGCGACGCGATGGACCGCGTCATCAACGGCCTCACCAAGATCGCCCCGCGCGCCTGA
- a CDS encoding NADH-quinone oxidoreductase subunit A: MNAYAPILVLGAIAAAFAVGSVVMASLTGPKRYNRAKLEAYECGIEPTPQPMGGGRFPIKYYLTAMLFIVFDIEIVFLYPWAVSFDALGIFGLVEMLLFIATVFVAYAYVWRRGGLEWD; this comes from the coding sequence ATGAATGCCTACGCGCCGATCCTCGTACTCGGTGCCATCGCGGCGGCGTTCGCGGTCGGCTCCGTCGTGATGGCCTCGCTCACCGGCCCGAAGCGCTACAACCGGGCCAAGTTGGAGGCGTACGAGTGCGGCATCGAGCCGACCCCGCAGCCCATGGGCGGCGGTCGGTTCCCGATCAAGTACTACCTGACGGCGATGCTCTTCATCGTCTTCGACATCGAGATCGTCTTCCTCTACCCGTGGGCGGTCAGCTTCGACGCCCTGGGGATCTTCGGGCTGGTCGAGATGCTCCTGTTCATCGCCACCGTGTTCGTCGCGTACGCCTATGTCTGGCGTCGCGGCGGTCTGGAGTGGGACTGA
- a CDS encoding SCO2524 family protein, whose protein sequence is MRIQPRQQLLEIWQALGRQSFSDKAWELGSGGDPSSVSDAEQLLCVLYPATELPSLRLDVPDETAQDVLGSLRGLGDSVEIPRRMLDAITEFMAKHGGEDAPSFAAGHYLAAFDEDDVPTPEQYRLGVVDSYSLSITLSLATLGFLKIFRRTVRRADLREMADKLEEATNLRLSAAMAALLRCFTVSVFDPDSDRGRTLCSMVNQTGAPNRVVVQQLQRRLQPLRATIRDYFTLGLTTTGDLDNDNLLFECGWSWGIVKGNPPVVTSEDVGVQPEGVAEAAPYLYFTVVALDGIADLFSDRTLTLGLLNEGQQRMAQALQLRWELTQQYWSALARFDDESWPLEDIPWRTTDQRESAYFSLLVASILVQDLVRRRATDDDLTRTVAVMEELAVRSRTTRRMGRDDGALRLHDPGVVLTLNGSEELGPLLRWAVSDFSAQLLKRSLQLGGLSRNIGAHDRLIRLAERVMDHLWQRRIGDGSGALLWDDLSAAFPDSEPRPPRLSWSMTERVVECLVVAAGVIGQTPIRSPRLIEVATDLLSEADHLLDKEMMQLSSGGFRSVQDTLHEAEVQLQRARRILRDRPGTACALALEVLAKLDGLAAARAAGGRS, encoded by the coding sequence TTGCGGATCCAGCCACGCCAGCAGCTGCTGGAGATCTGGCAGGCCCTCGGGCGGCAGAGCTTCAGCGACAAGGCCTGGGAACTCGGCTCCGGGGGGGACCCGAGCAGTGTCAGCGACGCGGAGCAGCTGCTCTGCGTGCTCTACCCGGCCACCGAGCTGCCCTCGCTGCGCCTGGACGTGCCCGACGAGACCGCGCAGGACGTGCTCGGCTCGCTGCGCGGCCTCGGCGACAGCGTGGAGATCCCGCGCCGGATGCTGGACGCCATCACCGAGTTCATGGCCAAGCACGGCGGCGAGGACGCGCCCAGCTTCGCGGCCGGCCACTACCTGGCCGCCTTCGACGAGGACGACGTGCCCACCCCCGAGCAGTACCGGCTCGGCGTGGTGGACTCCTACTCGCTGTCGATCACCCTCTCGCTGGCCACCCTGGGCTTCCTCAAGATCTTCCGCCGCACGGTCCGCCGGGCCGACCTGCGGGAGATGGCCGACAAGCTGGAGGAGGCGACCAACCTGCGGCTCTCCGCCGCGATGGCCGCCCTGCTGCGCTGCTTCACGGTGTCGGTCTTCGACCCGGACTCCGACCGCGGCCGCACCCTGTGCTCGATGGTCAACCAGACCGGCGCCCCCAACCGCGTGGTGGTGCAGCAGCTCCAGCGCCGCCTGCAGCCGCTGCGCGCCACCATCCGCGACTACTTCACCCTCGGCCTGACCACCACCGGCGACCTGGACAACGACAACCTGCTCTTCGAGTGCGGCTGGTCCTGGGGCATCGTGAAGGGCAACCCGCCGGTCGTCACCAGCGAGGACGTCGGCGTCCAGCCCGAGGGCGTGGCCGAGGCCGCCCCGTACCTGTACTTCACCGTGGTCGCGCTCGACGGCATCGCCGACCTGTTCTCCGACCGCACGCTGACCCTCGGGCTGCTCAACGAGGGCCAGCAGCGGATGGCCCAGGCGCTGCAGCTGCGCTGGGAACTGACCCAGCAGTACTGGTCGGCGCTGGCCCGCTTCGACGACGAGTCCTGGCCGCTGGAGGACATCCCCTGGCGGACCACCGACCAGCGGGAGTCCGCGTACTTCTCGCTGCTGGTCGCCTCCATCCTGGTGCAGGACCTGGTCCGCCGGCGCGCCACCGACGACGACCTGACCCGCACCGTCGCGGTCATGGAGGAGCTGGCCGTCCGCTCCCGCACCACCCGCCGGATGGGCCGCGACGACGGCGCGCTGCGGCTGCACGACCCCGGCGTGGTGCTCACCCTGAACGGCTCCGAGGAGCTCGGCCCGCTGCTGCGCTGGGCGGTCTCCGACTTCTCCGCCCAGCTGCTCAAGCGCAGCCTCCAACTGGGCGGCCTGTCCCGGAACATCGGCGCCCACGACCGGCTGATCCGGCTCGCCGAACGCGTCATGGACCACCTGTGGCAGCGCCGGATCGGCGACGGCTCCGGCGCGCTGCTCTGGGACGACCTGAGCGCCGCCTTCCCCGACTCCGAGCCGCGCCCGCCGCGGCTGTCCTGGAGCATGACCGAGCGCGTGGTCGAGTGCCTGGTGGTGGCCGCCGGGGTGATCGGGCAGACCCCGATCCGCAGCCCCCGGCTGATCGAGGTCGCCACCGACCTGCTCAGCGAGGCCGACCATCTGCTCGACAAGGAGATGATGCAGCTCAGCTCCGGCGGCTTCCGCTCGGTCCAGGACACCCTGCACGAGGCCGAGGTGCAGTTGCAGCGCGCCCGCAGGATCCTGCGCGACCGCCCCGGAACGGCCTGCGCGCTCGCCCTGGAGGTGCTCGCCAAACTGGACGGCCTGGCCGCCGCCCGGGCGGCCGGCGGGAGGTCCTGA
- a CDS encoding DUF6879 family protein, which yields MDIRLTPALRRMLTSAFTGALTFVISQLVAQDVSTSVMLTTVLGATVLIADFLVSFERRLAAYEGALSSHTREVESLVDRGFARINKATALYARLEESKLDIAVIDRLVRSAAHLGGQPEIVHAFVQRVVDRVVALMEGLQAGVAGYDGEDRDWILTLADSTAVSIDATSTAVDAGFWNSELGLRYLAAQREAIARGVKVRRVFILDDPSPEDLEEARQVGRAQAALNVAVRIVATRDLPHAARLGPMMDFIVFDQAVSYEVTPGLPVESLGPAMIAGIQVVASPDRVSRRMQRFNDLWNASEPIE from the coding sequence GTGGACATACGCCTCACTCCGGCCCTGCGCCGGATGCTCACCAGCGCCTTCACCGGCGCGCTCACCTTCGTGATCAGCCAGCTGGTCGCCCAGGACGTCAGCACCAGCGTCATGCTGACCACGGTGCTCGGCGCGACCGTGTTGATCGCCGACTTCCTGGTCTCCTTCGAACGCCGGCTCGCCGCGTACGAGGGCGCGCTCAGCTCGCACACCCGCGAGGTGGAGTCGCTGGTCGACCGCGGCTTCGCCCGGATCAACAAGGCCACCGCGCTGTACGCCCGGCTGGAGGAGTCCAAGCTGGACATCGCGGTGATCGACCGGCTGGTGCGCAGCGCCGCCCACCTCGGGGGGCAGCCGGAGATCGTGCACGCCTTCGTCCAGCGGGTGGTGGACCGGGTGGTGGCCCTGATGGAGGGCCTGCAGGCCGGCGTGGCCGGCTACGACGGCGAGGACCGGGACTGGATCCTCACCCTGGCCGACTCCACCGCGGTCTCCATCGACGCCACCAGCACCGCCGTCGACGCCGGCTTCTGGAACTCCGAACTCGGCCTGCGCTACCTGGCCGCGCAGCGCGAGGCGATCGCCCGCGGGGTGAAGGTCCGCCGGGTGTTCATCCTGGACGACCCCAGCCCCGAGGACCTGGAGGAGGCCCGCCAGGTCGGCCGGGCGCAGGCCGCGCTCAACGTCGCCGTGCGGATCGTCGCCACCCGCGACCTGCCGCACGCCGCCCGGCTCGGCCCGATGATGGACTTCATCGTCTTCGACCAGGCGGTCAGCTACGAGGTGACGCCCGGTCTGCCCGTCGAGTCGCTCGGACCGGCGATGATCGCCGGCATCCAGGTGGTGGCCAGCCCCGACCGGGTGTCCCGCCGGATGCAGCGGTTCAACGACCTCTGGAACGCCTCCGAGCCCATCGAATAG
- a CDS encoding NADH-quinone oxidoreductase subunit B family protein, protein MGIEEKLPSGFLLTSVEAAAGWVRKASLFPATFGLACCAIEMMTTGAGRYDLARFGMEVFRGSPRQADLMIVAGRVSQKMAPVLRQVYDQMANPKWVISMGVCASSGGMFNNYAIVQGVDHIVPVDIYLPGCPPRPEMLMDAIIKLHEKIQHEKLGVNKRRAEELAEELALRATPTSEMRGLLR, encoded by the coding sequence ATGGGAATCGAGGAGAAGCTGCCGAGCGGCTTTCTGCTCACCAGCGTGGAGGCTGCCGCAGGGTGGGTGCGGAAGGCGTCGCTCTTCCCCGCCACCTTCGGCCTGGCCTGCTGCGCGATCGAGATGATGACCACCGGCGCGGGCCGCTACGACCTGGCCCGCTTCGGCATGGAGGTGTTCCGCGGTTCGCCGCGGCAGGCCGACCTGATGATCGTGGCGGGCCGGGTGAGCCAGAAGATGGCGCCGGTGCTGCGACAGGTCTACGACCAGATGGCCAATCCGAAGTGGGTCATCTCGATGGGCGTGTGCGCCTCCTCCGGCGGCATGTTCAACAACTACGCGATCGTCCAGGGCGTCGACCACATCGTCCCCGTGGACATCTACCTGCCGGGCTGCCCGCCCCGCCCGGAGATGCTGATGGACGCCATCATCAAGCTGCACGAGAAGATCCAGCACGAGAAGCTCGGCGTGAACAAGCGCCGCGCCGAGGAGCTCGCCGAGGAGCTCGCGCTGCGGGCCACCCCGACCAGCGAGATGCGGGGGCTGCTGCGATGA